The Sus scrofa isolate TJ Tabasco breed Duroc chromosome 4, Sscrofa11.1, whole genome shotgun sequence genomic sequence agcggcccaagaaatagcaacaacaacaaaaaagacaaaaaagacaaaaaaaaaagaaaaaaaaaaagaaatacaaatttatttacatatatgtattaattATCAATATATTGCTAAAAAGTCCTCCTCCAAAGAATCTATCTATAAAGTAAAAATCTTAACAGAATGCATTACAGAGTTTCAAGAAATTATTTAACTATCAGGTAGAAGTAGAATATGAGTTTTCATGAGTCCCATCCACAAAGCAATAATTTCTCACTATTCTACTTCAGCTATAAAATATACAGTTGGTCTCTTGCCATCAATAGGAATAAACAGAGTAGAAGCAGGAGCATCTTGGATGGAATGGCAATGGGGAGCAAATTAGTTAAATTCATGGTCTACATTTCATCCAGGGGTTCCAAAATATAGTAATCTCACTGCAATTAAGAACCAAATATTCTTGATATTATTATCAATAACATATTACTGGGCAATTCATGTAACtggtgaatttttttaattatttttaaaattccttaagctgggagttcctactgtggtacagtgggttcaggatctgaatgcggtggctcagatcactgaggaggcatgggttcgatccctggcctggtgcagtgggttaagggtctggcactgccCCTGCTGTGGAgtaagtcacagctgcggctcaggttcaatcactggcccgggaatttccatatgccacagatgcatcaaaaaaaaaaaaaaaaaaaattccttaagcGGTACAAACATATCTGAACTGGCTCAACTtctaggaactcctagaattattaCAAACAGACCGTGTACCAACTGCTGATGTTTCTTCTTTTACACTCTGACaacctgaattttaaaatctactcAAATTTGCCTGCAGTTTGCTTGCAACTTTGTCCCAAAGGGTGAACTCTTGATTCTCTTTGTAAAATTGTTCTAAATCAATATGAATAAAGTATACAACTATCAGTAACGTACatgacataataaaaaataagattctggaagaatatatatatatatatatatatacacacacacacacacacacacacaatatatatacatatacatatatatactatacagcaataatttattttttgaaaaaagccaTCCTATACTATTTGTTATGTAGAAATCCGATCTAGAATCTCTGTAGGGTATGTACATAGGGAAAGAACCAGAAAAGAGTAAATACATGAATTAAATTTCCCTAGCATCTGGTCCACTTATTTCCTCttagaactatttaaaaaataaatgaaatggtatGGAGAGGAATACATCAGAGCAGGCTGAGATGCTGCCATGTTACTGGTCTATTTCCCTCAGTAGTAAAAGggacaaaaagacacatataagTGAGACATATAaactgataaatttaaaatataattctaggagttcccgtcgtggagcagtggttaacgaatccgactgggaaccatgaggttgcgggttcgatccctgcccttgctcagagggttaaggatccggcactgacttgagctgtggtgtaggtcgcagacgctgctccgatcccatgttgctgtggctctggcgtaggccagcggctatggctctgattcgacccttagcctgggaacctccatatgccatgggaacagcccaagaaatggcaaaaagaccaaaaaaataaaaaaaataaaaaaaaaaaaatatatatatatatatatatgtaaaattctaTATAACAAAGCTGCTATTTTATATTAGTTCCTATCTCTTTTTATGGTCTACAAATGAAATTTACTGCACAGAGGCAAGCCTGAGTTTCAACCATCAAGGACAATCTTGAAATATCTACTTTCGCCTGATATAGTTATAACATGAAATCAGAGGTAGATGCAGAGAAGAACGACTGAAAAATTCACATACACTGAAATCGTCTGACCAAATAAAGGCAAAAGATTACAGTGGTTTCACATTCACAAAATCTTATGCTTTTCTACTGCGGCCAAAACTATTCCTTGTTGATCTGAGATTCCTGAAGGAAGTGAAGATGAAGTCCCTCTACAGAAGGCACAGGGCGTTACTAAGGCAACTTCCTTGAGGCACCTGGTAAAATACTTTTCCCCCACTACTGTCTTTCCAAGGCCATGCAGAGGTATTGCATCCCTGTGGACTgagttgttttctcattttacgTCTTTAAATGGTGAGCTTGAACTTCTCAGTAAGACACGTGTAAGCGTATACTGATTGAAACTAAAATGAGATTATCCAGACTGTAGGAAAAAGCATGATGCTGGtaagctggcagttgtagcttcaGTGTCACTTCCGTCTTCCTTGCTCTCGGCTCCCCCAGGAAGGCTGTTTCAGTCCTGGTACCACAGGTGTTAGAAGTACTATTCCACAGTATGGAGCACTGAATTCTATTATTCTAAGGCAAAACTGAAGTCTCAAGGTGCCATCCTAATAATCAGTAGGATGACATTTTGGCTTTCTCCAAAGCTAAGAGTTTCTAAAGAAAAGGTGGAATGGGCATGGGTTAGGTTGATTAGATACATTTCCTATCCTGGGGCCAAATACATCCTTTAtcagagaaagacacaaaaataatattaacaaagGGAAAGACTAAATATCCTCACCTGTTGAGTCCGATTATCACTTAGATGAATACTATAATAAGACAGTAGTTCTAAAGAACGATCAGCTTCAGTCACCTTCCAGTGGGCTTACACTCTTTAGAAAATggtcaaaatatttaatttacatttgttCTTGGATCTGACAATGAAACCAGCCCTTCTCAAATTATTTAGAAGAATGTCAGCAAAGGTTTACATAGCTTTATGAGGCCAAATGCACTAAAAATCATTTGTCCTTAAAATAAGAGCATACAAATGAATACTAAAGTCTTTTAGCTCCCCTTTTAACATAtactcagaaaaattaaatacgTTCACAATTTCTTTTAACGACCAGAATCATCTGGCTGAACAGGCAATGGAAGTGACGGGGTCTAGCATAACTGGACCCTTCTTCTCTAAGCATTAACCAGGCCAGAATTCCCAGTGTTGTTCATCATTCTAGAACTCTACTTCCTAAATTACAACAAGGCACAGAGAAACAAGCCCAGATTCTAGAGACCAACCTGAAGATAAggttagaaatttttaaaacttaaagagGTACTTTTACATTAGGAATTAAGATTCAGGAGCTGAAGTTAACTCAGTATTCATCTTCCCAACCATATACGGTACATGCTTAGTGAGACCAGTCAAGAATACgcatgtttgggagttcccattgtggctcagtggttaacaaatctgactagaaaccatgaggttgagggtctgattcctggcctcgctcagtgggttaaggatccagcactgccgtgagctgtggtgtaggttacagactcagctctgatcctgcgttgctgtggctgtggtataggctggcggctacagctctgattagacctctggcctgggaacctccatatgccacaggagcggcccgagaaaagacaaaaaataaataaataaataaataaataagcatgctTGTGTAATATTTAGAACCTCAGACACTATGTCACCAGGAGCTGACAAAAGCAGATAGTTCAATTCTTAGAGAAACTACTCTAAGAATTAGAGAAACTACTCCAcggtgattttttaaaactacagaaaTGTGTAACATTTGATCCTATGGATCCTCACAAcacccctgtgaggtaggtagAAGATGTGTGATACTTTTCACACGTCACAACAGAAAAAGCTGATGGTACTGAAAGATGACGACCTTGATGAGACATAAAAcaactctctttctttcttattaacCAGTTAGCTACACTAAACCAAAagacatattttcctttattaaaaacaaactactCTAAAATCAAACCCTCCACAcccgccccccaaaaagaatCATTGTAGTTTTACCAGTAATCTTGTTAAGTCGAGCTCTCTTTGCCTGAAATGAGTTGCCTTggttatttttcctcttgtttgATAATGTGCTCTCTGGCTGTGGAAAGACCATCTTTGGAACGTTCTCTACATGAAGTCCTACTTTTAACAGAATATACACATATGAGAGTTTATCTAGAATTCAAAGTTAAAgcacatgaaatttttttaaatagccaaataaataaaaatgctctgCACTGAACTTTTTAAATCAAGTGCTTGacatagaactttaaaaaacagaatctCTCCAGACcaatatatgaattaaaaaattactcaGCAATTATGCTTTAGGAAAGGAATGACATTGCTTTTTCCCTAATACACACTGAAATACAtgcagaaacatttaaaagtttaaacaaaacaaaaccacacacataAACATTCTCAAAACCCACTGCCATGGAGTTACAAATCAAAAATCTCAACTCATTTCTATTCAAAAACATTAAGGGCATCCGTTATCAAGTACCCATATTAGACCACTAATCTTCAGATCTGTAAGATGCTAGGGGAAAAAAGCCTAGCAAGTTAACTGTATGTTCGAATTACAGGTAGCCAAAGGATCTGACTTACTCACTATGTGAGTTTACCACTGCTATAAGGAATGAACATAAGAACATATTTTGTACCAAATGTTTCACTAGATGTGGGCAGATCTTCCTTCTTCTCAACTTCTGGTGTGGCTAGAGAAGTtgaagtttcttccttttttgaagGTACTTTAAAccattttctctcatctttctctttatctttattgCTGTTAGCGCTGGTTCGAGGTTTGTTCCCTGTTTTATtcttggctgcagctgcagcagctgctttGACTAACGCTATCCAATCctccaaaggaaaaacacaaaacatgtgaagcattaaaaattaattaaaatttaattacactaatgaataaaaacatgtatCACATTTTCAAAGCTACTTTCACTCTCACgcacaaagacataaaaatcaaattaactaCATTTACAAGGTAGATCATCAACATGGTGGATTCATCAAATGTAATAATCTAATCAGTTGGACGACcttctataaaataggaaaatattccaTAACTAATGTTCCTTTGACGggataaaatctaaaatatgagaaAACCTATGATAAATGTGGATTATTATATGGCATTCTACCTTAGTACTTAGGGTTTAAATGCTGGATTATGTTTCTTTTCGGCAATATAATGGATCATaaaaataattagagaaaaaaaagcttATGTTGCAAttctgcaaaaattaaaaaaaaggtacagtCAGCCCTCCCTACCCTCAGGTTCTGCATCTACGGATGCAACCAACTATGGgtgaaaaatatttgggaaaaaaaattccagaaagttccaaaaagcaaaattcaaattTGCCATGctctggcaactatttacacagcatttacattgtattaggtactGCAAGTAATCCAGAGATAATCTGAGAGGATGCGCATAGGTTACATGCAATACTACGCCATTTGGTATAAGTAGACTCGAACATCTACAGATCTGGGTGTCCATGAGGGTCCTGGGACCAACTGCCTGCAGATAATAAGGGACAACTGTATTCCCAATAAGCGAATTACTATAATTTATTAGTAAAGTCAATTTCATAGAAATCAAGacatgattttgttattttttaaagtttggacACCAATTTATCACAACTTAATATTactagtaaatgaaaaaaaatcaggagttcctctcgtggcgcaggggttaacgaatccgactaggaaccattaggttgcaggttcggtccctgctcttgctcggtgggttaacgatccggggttgccgtgagctgtggtgtaggttgcagacgcggctcggatcctgtgttgctgtggctgtggtgcaggctggtgcctacagctccgattcgacccttggcctgggaatctccatatgccgcgggatcggcccatagaaatagcaaaaagacaaaaagacaaaaaaaaaaaaaaaaaaaaacctatctgggaaaaaaaaaaaaatcaatttgaccAAGGTAAAGTATCCAGTGTCAGGCTCCACTTTAATTTCCCTTCCTCTCCAACTTCCTGGGTCTATTAGTTACTATTCTTCTGAGATGCAAATATTAGTATTTCCTGtgttaattttttcagtttgtggctaaataatttttactttttttaagtaaaaatgctTCTTGTAAAAATCATGGAAAGACGTAAAGAAGTggtacttaaatttaaattttcacaatcaaaaaagattgttttaaagcaaatatgTACAAATATCTTTATTGAGACAATCTTCCACTGAGGCCTCTAGGATGTCAAATAGAAGAGCGATTTAAATTCCAACCAAATACGTTAAATAATACGTTAAATTCTTAGTCCAAGCAACTAAAAACAATTTTGgaacataaaataatacatttaattcaTGGACTACATTAACAAACGTAAGTCATTAAGCAATACAAGTCGATGGCTGCTCCACATGGCAAAGACAAGAAACCATTAAAAGCAAGCAAATAATACTGATGTCTCTCTCCCCCACAAGTGTAATCAACTAAAAACGTCATGTGATTGCACCGAACACACTCATTCGCCAATTTTCTATTGCGTGCCCCATGACATATGCCAGGATACATGCTAAGCTGATAAAAGATGCTAGCTTGCGAATAAGACATGTATTGGGGACATAATTTAAGCTACTGGGAAATGTAGATGCTGGGAGTCTTTCAGGCAAAAGTTGTGAAGTTTTACGTCTAgtctgtaaaaataaacaaaaagagaacacTAGATACACCAGTACTGCCCATCCCAAGTCTTACTTAGAGACATCTCTTTTTTCAGTCCTGCCCATAAGGAATCGACAGGCAAATAAAATTAAGTGTAAGACAACGTGAGAGGAGAGACAGTAGAGAATACACAATATATTGTGGGAGCACAACACAATTTTGACTGAAGAGAAAGACGAGTGGAAGGCTTCAGGGAAAATGACAGATGAATTGAACCCTGAAACAGGAATTTGCTAGGGAAAAGggcaaaggaaaagagacagGAACTCTGAGCAAAAGGAAAACCACTGCACAAGGGCATGGCAGGTAAAGCCTACACCAGTGGCAAAGAGGGGTTTATGGTCGAGGAGTGATGTGGATGGCTTAAGAATTACGGCTGAGTTCCGCCTGGAGACCAACGtttaagcagaaggaagaaagaaacactaTTGAAAAGGATTTACGGAGCACCATcaacaaagcagaaagaaagacaagagaaAGGACAACCAGACAAGCAGAAGTCATATGTTTGCAGTCTTATTAAGAGAAAAGCACTTAATTCTGGGTTCTACATTGGGAGGAAAATTTTAAGTTGCTAAGCTCAAAGATGCTAGGGGTCAATTCCATGCCcagttgtcttctttctccaatGAGGAGAAAACTAGAAGAAAGAGGAATGTTTCACTCTTTAAAAGTGAAATTAGATAAAACAGTCCCTTATTACATGACTTATCATCGAAATCACTGACACTGCATAATTAAAGAATTCTCCCATTATTGTGCTCttccattttttaatggaaagagtCACTATCAAAAATAACTGATGGGATCCTTCTATGAGTGAGAACTAAAGATGTGTTCCAAAGTTCCCCGGAGAGCACTGCAGTACAATGAGCACTGTTCAACATCAGATCAGAGTTGAGTCACCTTTCAACTCTTCACGCTACGGCTGAGTGATAGTTTAGCCAAGTTACCCATAGCTCTAAGTTTTGAGTTTCTCAACTGTGAATGAGAAATATCAGCCAGACCTATGTCAAAGGATTTGCTATGAGACTGCAATAAAACAATGTAtacaaaaaatgttctaaaaacaGGAAAGGACTTTATGAGCCAGGCTCTAACACTAGTGACTTAGTGTGAATTTTCTATCAGCACACtctcaagaaggaaaagaacaggggAATAAAAACTATGGAaagtttagagaaaaatattGCCATAGTACATTTATTTTGATTCCTTATCCTTTGCTGGTTTagttaaagaaattttaatgtatacattttttttttaattcccaaagcactcaaaatttaaaagataacacACAAAGCTGGACTGTCCTAGCACTGCCCAAACAACACCTGACTTAGTGTATGGCCTAAATGAAAACTAGTCAGAAACTTATTGGGAAAAAGACATTCATGAAATGAGAGGACTTTATAAAAAAACAATTCTCAAATGTTTTGTATGTGCCCgtaattaaaaattatgtagacaaagtaaaatgaaaggaaataaattgcTATCCATTATTATCTTGCTGTAGTTTGTATTGCGATATTGATTTTAATGTTAACATACATCATAATATGACTAGAATACttgctaaaaataaatatccagggagttcctgttgtggctcagtgggttacgaacccatgaggatgcaagttcaacccctggcctcgctcagtgggttaaggatcggcattgccatgagctgtgatgtaggttgcagaaggcggcttggatcctgtgttgttgtggctgtggtgtaggccggcagctacagctccgattcgacccctagctggaccttccatatgccacaggtccagccctgaaaaaaacagcaaaaataaataaataaaacttaaaaagataaaaataaacatccaatGTGtccacaaaattaatttttacaatttgTTATTTTATCACAAACCAAACTGGCTGTcactttggaaaaaattaaattttaagattagTGCCATCTCATCAACATTTGAATAACcagaataacaaaataataattttaaagccaAAACACTGAGAATTTTAATTAAACAGGTTTATATTAAACTAAGTTCCTAATCTTTAAATCAATCTTTCTATGCAGTAACCAAGAAATCACACCATCGAATGTTTAagagaacattttatttagatataCAAGTAGGAAGACACAAAGCAATTTCCTGATctaaagcattttcattttaaattgcatttctatattaaTTGGAGTAAAAAAACTCTGCTGGTTAATCATTTCAAAACTAAATTTTTGAAAACCGGGTAATTTAGAACAATTGCACTtctcagaaaacattaaaaataatttttgtaacgGTGGTAGTGTATACTCTAGATTACTAAACTTAACACACTTGACCGAAACTGACCACGTGATTTCAACACAGTTCAGGATATTTTTCACTGAACTCTATGCAACAAATACGTAGCATATTTCCATATTAGACATTTGTATAGATCActttcaatttcttaaaattaattgtaGGTCCAGGTGCTGAAAATCCCAAATAACAGCAGAACATACacgaaaatattttaaattttctactgGCACCTTTTCTTTCCAGTATTTCAGGAAACTTATTCAACCAATAGAATCATGGTTTTAACTTCATCCCAGATTCTCCTTCATGTGCTTACCGTTCATTCTGGCTTTGAGCAGTGACAAAGCATGTCTTTGTCACTCTTACATCATATAACTCAGAAAGCCCTACCTGCAACAGCCTACAGAGTGTCAGGTAAGCGCCTTTTGAAAGAAGATTAATGACTATgatttacaaaggaaaagaagataagaaattcaatataaaattttatattaaaaattaactttctaaATGATACTATATACcaggaaaaacagaacaaaattaaaaaaaggcacTTACCTCACTTCCCATAGACTGGTTACACGATCCAGCTGGGTCGATAGGACAACACCAGCTTAGGGGGTGCTGGGATTTCACCTGGAACAGAAACTAGTGACCTATAACTTTAGCAGGTCTAAAACCAAAGAAGCAAAAATCAagtgtataaatttattttacattctaaactttttttcttgctgctatTTGGGGCTATCAGCACATAATCCTACAAttagtttactttaaaatatatatatatttttatatatatatatattttgatcaGTCACCATTCAAGAAGACATCCCTTTGGGAGCTAGGAAGGCTGAACACTCTTACCTGCCCCTTAGCATCCTCAGGCATGGCTTTAATGTGCATTCTCTTTAAACAACGAATTACTCCATCATAAAACTGAACTGTGAACGTTCCTGAAACAGGAGCGAGTCGGCATCATTAGAAAACATAATTCAATCTTAGGGCAACACTTGATATCAAACAAGTAATGCCCTGACAGAAATAAACACCCTTTGACATCAGCAACTGCAACAGCAGTAACACACACCATCAAGTTTGCTGAGTTTGTCTCTTTCCTGTAAAAACAACTCTGATTTCCCTTAAAAAACTACACAAAATTAACTTGATAAGTGAATGTAATTCTGATTTCTACtagaggattttaaaatttatcatataacaaatatatgtttaaataaaaaaggtatgtaacaaaaataaaaccattatttacaaaatgtataatatttttaagaattatcattgggtctctttctttttttctttttaaggccgcacccatgacatatgaaagttctcaggctaggggctgaatcggagctactgctgcgggcctgcgccacagccacaccagatccaagccacatctgcgacctacaccacagctcacggcaacaccagatccttaacccattgagcgaggacagggatcgaacccacatcctcagtggATACCAGTCcagttaccactgaaccacaacaggaactcctcatttggtCTCTTTGAAGTTTCTTTCTGAATGATGGAGAGAAAGATCCActatagggggaaaaaatcattttcttaggAAAGGATTATTCCTGTGCAATACTAATTAACTGGCTAATAAGAATTGTAGATTCACAGGCTTTTAAGATAGAACATACTTTACATATCATCTGCATAAAAGCCTTCCTACACGAGTAAGAGCTCTGAACTCCAGGGAGTGCTAAAGGCTGCATCCAATGACAGCTAAGCTGAAACAAGCTTTAAACATGGAAGAAAGGTCCCAAACATTTGAAGAGATCGCTCTTAAAACAGAGAGCACTGCTTAATTTCGCTTTGCTTTGCTTCATTTTGGGTGGATCCTACTACCCAATGAAActgtttcattatttcttttacttccaaAAGTTGTTACTGACTGCCTACTCTGTGCTAGGCTCTGGGCTAGATACCTGCAAAGCCAAAGTAAGACAGGGGAATACAAGCTTTGTAACACAGCTCTCCAGAAGTTTAAGCACACAGTGATTTAAAGACCCCACTGCAACAGGAGACATAACCTGCAAATTTAACAACTGAGATGTCTCTCAGGTGCCTAGTAATAAAATCACAGCCATATTTGTTACTTCAATTAATTAAACCCATAAATTGAACTAAGGCTTTTGTTTAATTTAGCTAGACAACtatgacttactttttttttaccccctaaaattctttaatatatgtctttttaaacGTTTTCCTCTTCTATATTCGCTTACCTCTCAATTTTTCTCAAGTTTAAATCCTCAGCTTAAAATCCTTCCATGGTTCCCCATCACCTccaagtaaaatttaaattttccagaGTGtctcataaaatttaatttacaagACACTTCATACCCAttcttgtttctctctccctcccacctcttctGCTGTTCTACAACCTTTAACGGAATCCTTCACTCCAGGCACATCAAAAGACTTGCAGTTTCTTGAAAAAAGAACACTTCTCTTCTACTCTTTTGCATACACCACTTCTTCTGCCGAAAAACCTTTTCACCCCTCCTTTTCTAGCTAACCTGTCTTTCAAGATTCAGTTTAAAGCAAGTGTCCTCTTACTAAATACCCTTTCTGCAAAAAGGCTGTCACTCAATGTGCTTCTCtagtaaaaagaatgaatgagtggtCGAGTCTAAAAAATAACTGCAATAGAACAGTAAAGTATTTACCACCTTGGAAAATATACTTACAAGAATTTCAAAACTggtttaaatgagattttaaataagaaatttaacaaatattaaagcACATTTCCAATAACAATTTAAGCATTAGTTCTAATGCCTTTCTAAAATGATCagtctataatttttaaaatccattatcTCTTCAACAAATTGTCTTGTTTTATGTCACACTCACATATCGGACTTCTAtgctattttcaaaatttctgttaGGTTCAGTAACTTTTGCTCAGTATTAAGTACCACAAGAGGCTATTAGGAAAActaattcttaattttatctaCAAAAATTTAGGAAAAGGGGGCAGGGGAAAGATGCAATAAAGGAAATCCTCATATTGATAAATTTCCAGACCCTTTCCTCAGAAAATATTGCGTTGTATTTCACTTCCAAGttaaattgttttgaattttcctGCATCTTCAGAACTAAAGTTGAGATGTTCATAAAAATAACTTAGCCAATGAActggaaacagaaaaatggaagtaaaatGCATATAAGACTGTGAACTGAAAGCTGAAAATTTTTAACCAACTATTTACCTCTACtaatttactattttcttttccttttttttggtttttagggctgcactatagcatataaagttcccaggctagggtcaaaccagagctgtagatgccagccacagccatagccacagcaacgccagatccaagctgcacctgcaagctacagcacagctcaaggcaacgtcggatccttaacccattgagggaggcctgggttcaaatctgagtcctcatgggtactagtcaggttcacatcccactgaaccacaacgggaactccctacctctaCTAATTTAAACAGCCTATTTATGCAGTGTATTATGTATCATCTTATTCTATACAATATATAACAAACTAAATGCTCttgaaaaagaatattagaaaaatcaTTAAGTATAAAACAAAGAGAACAGCTATGTGTAACAATCACATACattaattaaaatcagaaataaagttaaatattacTATAAATCTCATTCTAATTCTCAGATCATTTCAAACACATACCTTCTTTGTTAATCGCCTCAATCTTGGCAGGGTAATAGCGACAGTCTGTCCAACGAGCCAGAACTTCTTCTCCGGCtttaaaatcctattttaaacAACTTTTAAGATCAATACCATGTATAATAAATAAGCAtttccttaataaaaaaaaaaaaaccaagcttttgtaaaatttaaaagaactctctttaaaatatattacatatctgGCAAACGGAAAGGGCTTGCTACTTACAAAGAAATCTTCCTCATCCTTCAGCCCTTCTTTTCGCAAGGCAGGTCTCTCAAGGGGTCGCAACCTATTGCTGT encodes the following:
- the PHF20L1 gene encoding PHD finger protein 20-like protein 1 isoform X10 encodes the protein MSKKPPNRPGITFEIGARLEALDYLQKWYPSRIEKIDYEEGKMLVHFERWSHRYDEWIYWDSNRLRPLERPALRKEGLKDEEDFFDFKAGEEVLARWTDCRYYPAKIEAINKEGTFTVQFYDGVIRCLKRMHIKAMPEDAKGQDWIALVKAAAAAAAKNKTGNKPRTSANSNKDKEKDERKWFKVPSKKEETSTSLATPEVEKKEDLPTSSETFGLHVENVPKMVFPQPESTLSNKRKNNQGNSFQAKRARLNKITGLLASKAVGVDGAEKKEDYNETAPMLEQV